A stretch of the Lactuca sativa cultivar Salinas chromosome 9, Lsat_Salinas_v11, whole genome shotgun sequence genome encodes the following:
- the LOC111895892 gene encoding protein FAR1-RELATED SEQUENCE 4-like: MHSLGIELLSSESIESYSWLLDVVILQAVPAVYSRIQDIDCLGSHMTKIDVLKKFSGLIWNETILKEDFESTWKNLMDEFHLNENNWFNKMYKIRDLWVPSYFKECTFSGLMRTTSRSKTENYFYWLLSNLDLHLIEFSFHFDTTLEGKRCIQRKNDHDSRYTKPDFKTGLKL; encoded by the exons ATGCATAGTTTAGGAATTGAGTTACTTTCAAGTGAAAGCATTGAATCTTACTCATGGCTACTAGATGTTGTAATTTTACAAGCAGTACCAGCTGTGTATTCAAGAATACAAGACATAGATTGT ttGGGAAGTCATATGACAAAAAtagatgttttgaaaaagtttagtgGTCTAATCTGGAATGAGACAATACTCAAAGAAGATTTTGAATCAACATGGAAAAACTTAATGGATGAATTTCACTTAAATGAAAACAATTGGTTTAACAAGATGTACAAAATCAGAGATTTATGGGTTCCTTCTTATTTCAAAGAATGCACATTCTCTGGATTGATGAGGACTACATCAAGATCTAAAACTGAAAACTATTTCTATTGGCTACTCTCTAACTTAGATTTGCATTTGATTGAATTTTCATTTCATTTTGATACGACATTAGAAGGAAAAAGATGCATTCAAAGAAAAAATGATCATGATTCAAGATACACAAAACCAGATTTTAAAACTGGATTGAAACTTTAA